From the genome of Lotus japonicus ecotype B-129 chromosome 6, LjGifu_v1.2, one region includes:
- the LOC130725480 gene encoding linoleate 13S-lipoxygenase 2-1, chloroplastic-like: MMAATIRANTKTQTLKAFVSVKETSGGLLTNLVSGIVGKTLVLELVSEELDLKSNSERKTRKANAHKTQEKENEVQYEATFQLPADFGNVGAVLVENEYLSEVFLRSIVLEGFPDGPVHLTCESWVQPKHDSPTKRVFFTNKSYLPTQTPTGLRRLREEELVLLRGNGEGVRKNSDRIYDYDVYNDLGDPDTEIELKRHVLGGSKQFPYPRRCRTGRKHSDADPSSETRSSSFYVPRDESFAEIKQTQFDKTTLSSGVSAVLESFDAILTDTNLGFESFEDIDTLFKEGFHLPPLKGNGLNLLQRVVPHLIKAANDSQNLLRFDTPEAVQRDKFFWLSDEEFARETLAGVNPYSIQLVKEWPLRSKLDPHIYGPQESVITYEVIESQIIGYSTVEEAIKEKKLFMLDYHDLFLPYVSKVRKIQGTTLYGSRTLFFLTKESTLKPLAIELTRPALDGKPQWKQVFTPAPHSTGLWLWRLAKTHVLAHDSGYHELISHWLRTHCVIEPFVIATNRQLSIMHPIYKLLHPHLRYTMEINSLAREVLINANGIIETSFFTRKYSMELSSLAYDQLWQFDLQSLPNDLIHRGMAIEDPNAPHGLKLTVEDYPFANDGLLLWDAIKQWVTDYVNHYYPSFDVIESDHELQSWWTEIRTVGHGDKYEEPWWPNLKTPKDLIDIVTTVAWVASAHHAATNFAQYAYGGYFPNRPTIARNKMPTEDPTKEEWEKFLNKPEQTLLECFPSQIQATLVMVILNLLSYHSPDEEYLGQYMEPSWAVNPTIKEAFERFSGRLKEIEGIIDSRNADSNLKNRHGAGVIPYELMKPLSKPGVTGKGVPYSITI; the protein is encoded by the exons ATGATGGCAGCAACAATCAGAGCCAACACCAAAACTCAGACTTTAAAAGCTTTTGTGAGTGTGAAGGAAACTAGTGGTGGACTTCTAACGAATCTTGTTAGTGGCATTGTTGGGAAAACACTTGTTTTGGAGCTAGTGAGCGAGGAGCTTGATCTAA AATCCAACTCAGAGAGAAAGACAAGAAAAGCCAATGCACacaagacacaagaaaaagagaaCGAGGTGCAGTACGAGGCTACATTTCAATTACCAGCAGACTTCGGAAATGTTGGTGCTGTCTTGGTTGAGAATGAGTACCTCAGTGAAGTGTTTCTAAGAAGCATTGTCCTTGAAGGCTTCCCTGATGGGCCTGTGCACCTTACTTGTGAATCTTGGGTCCAGCCCAAACACGATAGTCCCACAAAGAGAGTCTTCTTCACTAACAAG TCTTATTTGCCAACACAAACACCAACTGGATTGAGAAGGTTGAGAGAAGAGGAGCTAGTGCTGCTAAGAGGGAATGGAGAAGGAGTGCGCAAAAATTCAGACAGAATATATGATTATGATGTGTACAACGACCTTGGAGATCCTGATACTGAAATTGAACTCAAAAGACATGTTCTTGGTGGCTCCAAACAATTTCCATATCCAAGACGGTGTCGTACTGGTCGAAAACACTCGGATGCAG ATCCATCGAGTGAAACAAGAAGTTCAAGTTTCTATGTTCCTCGTGATGAGTCATTTGCCGAGATAAAGCAGACACAATTCGACAAAACCACATTATCCTCAGGAGTAAGTGCAGTTTTAGAATCCTTTGATGCAATTCTCACGGACACAAATCTTGGATTTGAAAGCTTCGAAGACATAGACACCCTTTTCAAAGAAGGGTTTCATCTGCCTCCTCTTAAAGGGAATGGGTTAAATTTGCTTCAAAGAGTCGTTCCTCACTTAATCAAAGCTGCTAATGATAGTCAAAACCTTTTGCGCTTTGATACACCAGAAGCAGTTCAAA GAGACAAATTCTTTTGGTTATCAGATGAGGAATTTGCAAGGGAGACTTTGGCTGGTGTTAACCCATATAGCATCCAATTAGTCAAG GAATGGCCTTTGAGAAGTAAACTAGACCCCCATATCTATGGTCCACAAGAATCTGTCATTACTTATGAAGTCATTGAATCACAAATAATTGGTTATTCCACAGTCGAAGAG GCTATCAAAGAGAAGAAATTGTTCATGCTAGACTACCATGACTTATTCTTACCATATGTAAGCAAAGTGAGAAAGATTCAGGGAACCACACTCTATGGATCACGAACATTGTTCTTTCTCACCAAAGAAAGCACATTGAAGCCACTAGCTATTGAGCTCACTAGACCAGCCCTGGATGGTAAGCCACAGTGGAAACAAGTCTTCACACCTGCTCCTCATTCCACAGGTCTTTGGCTTTGGAGGCTTGCCAAGACTCATGTTCTTGCCCATGATTCTGGTTATCATGAACTTATAAGCCATTG GTTAAGGACTCATTGTGTTATAGAACCCTTTGTCATTGCAACAAATAGACAACTTAGCATCATGCACCCTATCTACAAGTTATTGCATCCGCATTTGAGATATACTATGGAGATCAACTCCCTTGCCCGCGAAGTGCTTATTAATGCAAATGGGATCATTGAAACCTCATTCTTTACTAGAAAATATTCAATGGAATTAAGCTCTTTGGCATATGATCAACTTTGGCAATTTGATTTGCAATCACTTCCTAATGATCTTATTCACAG AGGAATGGCTATTGAAGATCCTAATGCTCCTCATGGCCTAAAGCTAACAGTTGAAGACTACCCTTTTGCCAATGATGGTCTCCTTCTATGGGATGCCATTAAACAATGGGTCACAGACTATGTAAACCATTATTATCCAAGCTTTGATGTCATAGAATCCGACCACGAGCTCCAATCATGGTGGACAGAAATTCGAACTGTCGGTCACGGAGACAAATACGAAGAACCGTGGTGGCCAAATCTTAAAACACCAAAAGACCTTATTGACATCGTCACCACGGTAGCTTGGGTAGCCTCTGCTCATCATGCAGCTACAAACTTTGCCCAATATGCTTATGGAGGCTATTTCCCTAATCGACCCACAATTGCTAGGAACAAAATGCCTACAGAAGACCCTACTAAGGAAGAGTGGGAGAAGTTTTTAAATAAGCCTGAACAAACCCTTTTGGAGTGTTTCCCATCACAGATCCAAGCAACTTTAGTGATGGTCATCTTGAACTTGTTATCATATCATTCACCAGATGAAGAGTACCTGGGGCAATACATGGAACCATCATGGGCTGTGAATCCAACTATAAAGGAAGCCTTTGAAAGGTTTAGTGGGAGATTGAAGGAGATTGAAGGTATTATAGACTCAAGGAATGCAGATAGTAATTTGAAGAATAGACATGGAGCTGGAGTGATTCCTTATGAGCTAATGAAACCACTTTCAAAGCCTGGAGTCACTGGAAAAGGAGTTCCATATAGCATAACCATTTAA
- the LOC130723975 gene encoding linoleate 13S-lipoxygenase 2-1, chloroplastic-like, with amino-acid sequence MMAATSRTNTKSQTVKAFVSVKKESGAGLLTNLVSGIVGKTLVLELVSEELDPKSNSEKTTRKADANKIQEKENEVQYEATFQLPAGFGNVGAVLVENEYPNEVFLRKIVLEGFPDGHVHLTCESWVQPKHDSPLKRVFFTEKSYLPTQTPSGLRRLREEELVLLRGNGEGVRKSSDRIYDYDVYNDLGDPNTNIDLKRPILGGSKQFPYPRRCRTGRKHSDADPLYETRSSSFYVPRDEAFAKIKQTQFDTTTLSSGVRAVLESFDAILTNTNLGFESFEDIDTLYKEGFHLPPLKGNGLNLLQRVVPHLIKAANDSQNLLRFDTPEAVQRDKFFWLSDEEFARETLAGVNPYGIQLVKEWPLRSKLDPQIYGPQESAITDEVIESQIIGYSTVEEAIKEKKLFMLDYHDLFLPYVSKVRKIEGTTLYGSRTLFFLTKEGTLKPLAIELTRPAMDGKPQWKQVFTPAPHSIGLWLWRLAKTHVLAHDSGYHELISHWLRTHCVIEPFVIATNRQLSAMHPIYRLLNPHLRYTMEINALGREVLINANGVIETSFFTRKYSMELSSVAYDQLWQFDLQSLPNDLIHRGMAVEDPNAPHGLKLTIEDYPFANDGLIVWDAIKQWVTDYVNHYYPSFDVIESDHELQSWWTEIRMVGHGDKFEELWWPNLKTPEDLIDIVATVAWVASAHHAATNFAQYAYGGYFPNRPTIARNKMPTEDPTKEEWEKFLNKPEQTLLECFPSQIQATLVMVILNLLSYHSPDEEYLGQYMEPSWAENPTIKESFERFSGRLKEIEGIIDSRNADSNLKNRHGAGVIPYELMKPLSRPGVTGKGVPYSITI; translated from the exons ATGATGGCAGCAACAAGCAGAACCAACACCAAATCTCAGACTGTGAAAGCTTTTGTGAGTGTGAAGAAGGAAAGTGGTGCTGGACTTCTAACGAATCTTGTCAGTGGTATTGTTGGGAAAACACTTGTTTTGGAGCTAGTGAGCGAGGAGCTTGATCCTA AATCGAACTCAGAGAAAACGACAAGAAAAGCCGATGCAAACAAGATACAGGAAAAAGAGAATGAGGTGCAGTACGAGGCTACATTTCAATTACCAGCAGGCTTCGGAAATGTTGGTGCTGTTTTGGTTGAGAATGAGTACCCCAATGAagtttttctaagaaaaatTGTCCTTGAAGGCTTCCCCGATGGGCATGTGCACCTTACCTGTGAGTCTTGGGTCCAGCCCAAACATGATAGTCCCTTAAAGAGAGTCTTCTTCACTGAAAAG TCATATTTGCCAACACAAACACCAAGTGGATTGAGAAGGTTGAGAGAAGAGGAGCTAGTGTTGCTAAGAGGGAATGGAGAAGGAGTGCGCAAAAGTTCAGACAGAATATATGACTATGATGTGTACAACGACCTTGGAGATCCTAATACTAATATTGACCTCAAAAGACCTATTCTTGGTGGCTCCAAACAGTTTCCATATCCAAGACGGTGTCGTACCGGTCGAAAGCACTCTGATGCAG ATCCATTGTATGAAACGAGAAGTTCAAGCTTCTATGTTCCTCGTGATGAGGCGTTTGCCAAGATAAAGCAGACACAATTCGACACAACCACATTATCCTCAGGAGTAAGGGCAGTTTTAGAATCCTTTGATGCAATTCTCACAAACACAAATCTTGGATTTGAAAGCTTTGAAGACATAGACACACTTTACAAAGAAGGGTTTCATCTCCCTCCTCTTAAAGGCAATGGGTTAAATTTGCTTCAAAGAGTCGTCCCTCACTTGATCAAAGCTGCCAATGATAGCCAAAACCTTTTGCGCTTTGATACCCCTGAAGCAGTTCAAA GAGATAAATTCTTTTGGTTATCAGATGAGGAATTTGCAAGGGagactttggccggtgttaacCCATATGGCATCCAATTAGTCAAG GAATGGCCTTTGAGAAGTAAATTAGACCCCCAAATCTATGGTCCACAAGAATCTGCCATTACTGATGAAGTCATTGAGTCCCAAATAATTGGTTATTCCACAGTTGAAGAG GCCATTAAAGAGAAGAAATTGTTTATGCTAGACTACCATGATTTATTCTTACCATATGTAAGTAAAGTGAGAAAGATTGAGGGTACCACACTCTATGGATCACGAACATTGTTCTTTCTCACCAAAGAAGGCACATTGAAGCCACTAGCTATTGAGCTCACTAGACCAGCCATGGATGGTAAGCCACAGTGGAAGCAAGTCTTCACACCTGCTCCTCATTCCATAGGTCTTTGGCTTTGGAGGCTTGCCAAGACTCATGTTCTTGCCCATGATTCTGGCTATCATGAACTTATAAGCCATTG GTTAAGGACGCATTGTGTTATAGAACCCTTTGTCATTGCAACAAATAGGCAACTCAGTGCCATGCACCCAATCTACAGGTTATTGAATCCACATCTGAGATATACTATGGAGATCAACGCCCTTGGCCGCGAAGTGCTTATTAACGCAAATGGGGTCATTGAAACCTCATTCTTTACCAGAAAATACTCAATGGAATTAAGCTCTGTGGCATATGATCAACTTTGGCAATTTGATTTGCAATCACTTCCTAATGATCTTATTCACAG AGGAATGGCTGTTGAAGATCCTAATGCTCCTCATGGCCTAAAGCTAACAATTGAAGACTACCCTTTTGCCAATGATGGTCTCATTGTATGGGATGCCATTAAACAATGGGTCACGGATTATGTCAACCATTACTATCCAAGCTTTGATGTCATAGAATCTGACCATGAGCTTCAATCATGGTGGACAGAAATTCGAATGGTCGGTCATGGAGACAAATTTGAAGAACTGTGGTGGCCGAATCTTAAAACACCAGAAGACCTTATTGACATCGTCGCCACGGTAGCATGGGTAGCCTCTGCTCATCATGCAGCTACAAACTTTGCCCAATATGCTTATGGAGGCTATTTCCCTAATCGACCCACAATTGCTAGAAACAAAATGCCTACAGAAGACCCTACTAAGGAAGAGTGGGAGAAGTTTTTAAATAAGCCTGAACAAACCCTTTTGGAGTGTTTCCCATCACAGATCCAAGCAACTTTAGTGATGGTCATCTTGAACTTGTTATCATATCATTCACCAGATGAAGAGTACCTGGGGCAATACATGGAGCCATCATGGGCAGAGAATCCAACTATAAAGGAATCATTTGAAAGGTTTAGTGGGAGACTGAAGGAGATTGAAGGTATTATAGACTCAAGGAATGCAGATAGCAATTTGAAGAATAGGCATGGAGCTGGAGTGATTCCTTATGAGCTAATGAAACCACTTTCAAGGCCTGGAGTCACTGGAAAAGGTGTTCCATATAGCATAACCATTTAA
- the LOC130727001 gene encoding linamarin synthase 2-like, producing the protein MESVLHTPKPHAVCVPFPAQGHVSPFMQLAKLLRCNGFHITFVNNEFNHNRMVNSLGADFVKGLPDFRFESIPDGLPHSNKNATQNVPALCASTSKHCYEPFKELVKKLNSSGEVPPVSCVIADGIMGFATKVAKDLGIQELQFWTASSCGFMGYLQYDELVKRGIVPFKDENFITDGTLETSLDWISGMKHMRLKDFPSFTRITDINDITYNFWGYEAQNCLRSSTVIINTFQDMESEALDALRATNPNIYTIGPLHLLDNHFPEKDKGFKASGSSLWKNDTECMEWLDKWDPCSVMYVNYGSIAVMSEKHFKEFVWGIANSKVPFLWIMRPDVVMGGEFINLPQEFLDEIKDRGYIASWCNQEQVLAHPSIGVFLTHCDWNSTVVCVSSGVPMICWPFFAEQQTNCRYACTTWGTGMDINHDVKREEVTAIVEEMMKGEKGKEIKLKCLEWKKKAKKATDLGGSSYNSFHKLVKEALHHNPV; encoded by the exons ATGGAATCAGTACTTCACACCCCAAAGCCTCATGCTGTGTGTGTGCCATTTCCAGCTCAAGGCCATGTGAGTCCCTTCATGCAACTTGCCAAACTCCTTCGTTGCAATGGTTTCCACATAACATTTGTGAACAACGAGTTTAACCACAATCGTATGGTCAATTCTCTTGGAGCAGACTTCGTGAAGGGGCTACCGGATTTTCGATTCGAGTCCATACCGGACGGTTTGCCACATTCTAATAAGAACGCTACTCAAAACGTTCCAGCTCTGTGTGCTTCAACTAGCAAGCATTGTTACGAACCGTTCAAAGAGTTGGTGAAGAAGCTCAACTCTTCAGGTGAAGTGCCTCCAGTGAGTTGCGTAATTGCTGATGGCATCATGGGATTTGCTACAAAAGTGGCCAAAGATTTGGGCATTCAGGAGTTGCAGTTTTGGACAGCCTCTAGTTGTGGCTTCATGGGATATTTGCAGTACGATGAGCTTGTCAAAAGAGGCATTGTTCCATTCAAAG ATGAAAATTTCATCACCGATGGCACCTTGGAAACAAGCTTAGATTGGATATCTGGCATGAAACATATGCGGCTTAAAGACTTTCCAAGCTTCACAAGAATCACTGATATAAATGATATCACATATAATTTCTGGGGTTATGAGGCCCAAAACTGTTTGAGATCGTCCACAGTCATTATTAATACATTCCAGGACATGGAAAGTGAAGCCCTTGATGCTCTTAGGGCCACCAATCCAAACATCTACACTATTGGCCCACTTCACTTGCTTGACAATCATTTTCCTGAAAAGGACAAAGGTTTCAAGGCAAGTGGGTCTAGTTTATGGAAAAATGACACTGAATGCATGGAATGGCTTGATAAATGGGATCCTTGCTCAGTCATGTATGTTAACTATGGAAGTATAGCTGTTATGTCTGAGAAACACTTCAAAGAATTTGTTTGGGGAATAGCAAATAGCAAGGTGCCATTTTTATGGATTATGAGGCCAGATGTAGTGATGGGTGGAGAGTTTATAAATTTGCCACAAGAGTTCTTAGATGAGATTAAGGACAGAGGATACATTGCAAGTTGGTGTAATCAAGAACAAGTGCTTGCTCATCCATCAATTGGGGTCTTTCTAACTCATTGTGACTGGAATTCTACAGTAGTATGTGTATCTTCTGGTGTGCCTATGATTTGTTGGCCTTTCTTTGCTGAGCAACAAACAAACTGCAGGTATGCTTGCACAACATGGGGAACAGGTATGGATATTAACCATGATGTGAAGAGAGAGGAGGTTACTGCAATTGTTGAGGAAATGATGAAAGGGGAAAAGGGAAAGGAAATCAAACTGAAGTGTTTGGAGTGGaagaaaaaagcaaaaaaagcTACTGATTTAGGAGGATCATCTTACAATAGTTTCCATAAGTTGGTAAAGGAGGCGCTTCATCACAATCCTGTCTGA
- the LOC130725845 gene encoding putative pentatricopeptide repeat-containing protein At3g23330, giving the protein MASINMNILPFTTLPRSLPPPPPPPPILHVTPPQYPRSKTPPPPPPISLNPKPHQVFDKSPEWDTLAWNTLIHTHLSNNHFPLAISTFTQMLRHAVPLHPLTLPSLLHASRLAADFSLGKQLHTHAVKLALSSRAHTLIALIHLYASLDDIAVAQTLFDKTAPFGSDCWTFLAKLYVLEGMPRSALELFHRMVGQGAVAGAAALSTACGACGMMGSLRQGRDVHLIAVKLGLEGEVFASNSLLKMYVDCGSMRDARLVFEKMPCKDVVSWTSMIRGCVQNGELSEAMELFRRMNLEGLSVKPDLVMVSTVLPVCGMIGSLKHGREIHGYLVRNGVECDVLLSNTLLKMYADCGASRDARLVFEQMPSKTVVSWTSMIRGYVKKGGFNNEVFRLFRKMNSEGLKPTAVSISSILPACGRIASHKHGREIHGYLLRNGVEFDINVSNAVIDMYVKSGAIACALNVFGEMNEKDTISWSMMIFGCSLHGQGKLGVDLFRQLERNSEAPLDDNIYAAALHACSTARMFEEGRVCFNHIRGPMIAHCAQKVSLLARCGLFDEAMVFIREQKIEQHPEVLRKLLEGCRIHGEYALGKQVIEQLCELEPLNAENYVLLLNWHAGKGKLDMVDKIRETIREKGLKPKKAYTWTLYREKVHVFGTGDVSHPRKKEICSALQGFMEEMRTEGVEPKWDFSLHDVDEERECTQIEHSELLALAFGLISSQAGPIRLEKNSRVCRGCHDFAKFVSKVTGREIILKDPNFFHHFKHGHCTCEDFW; this is encoded by the coding sequence ATGGCATCCATCAACATGAACATTCTCCCCTTCACAACACTTCCTCGTTCCctcccaccaccgccaccaccaccacccattcTCCACGTCACTCCTCCTCAGTATCCCCGGAGcaaaacaccaccaccaccgccacccatCTCACTCAACCCAAAACCCCACCAAGTGTTCGACAAAAGTCCCGAATGGGACACATTGGCATGGAACACTCTCATCCACACCCACCTCTCCAACAACCACTTCCCCCTCGCCATCTCCACCTTCACCCAAATGCTCCGCCACGCCGTCCCCCTCCACCCCCTCACCCTCCCCAGCCTCCTCCACGCCTCTCGCCTCGCCGCAGACTTCTCCCTCGGGAAACAGCTCCACACACACGCCGTCAAGCTCGCCCTCTCCTCTCGTGCCCACACCCTCATCGCCCTCATTCACCTCTACGCCTCCCTCGACGACATCGCCGTCGCTCAGACACTCTTTGATAAAACAGCGCCGTTTGGTTCAGACTGCTGGACCTTCCTTGCCAAGTTGTACGTCCTTGAAGGGATGCCCCGTTCGGCGCTGGAATTGTTTCACCGGATGGTTGGCCAGGGCGCGGTTGCGGGGGCTGCCGCGCTGTCGACGGCTTGCGGTGCGTGTGGGATGATGGGGTCTCTGCGGCAGGGGAGAGATGTGCATTTAATTGCTGTGAAGTTAGGATTGGAGGGTGAGGTGTTTGCGAGTAACTCGCTGTTGAAAATGTATGTTGATTGTGGTAGCATGAGGGATGCTCGGTTGGTGTTTGAGAAAATGCCTTGTAAGGATGTTGTTTCGTGGACTTCGATGATTCGCGGTTGCGTGCAGAATGGGGAATTGAGTGAGGCTATGGAGTTGTTTAGGAGGATGAACTTGGAGGGGTTGAGTGTGAAACCGGATTTGGTGATGGTTTCTACTGTTCTTCCCGTTTGTGGGATGATCGGTTCGCTTAAGCATGGTAGGGAGATTCATGGCTACTTGGTTagaaatggggtggagtgtgaTGTGTTGTTGAGTAACACGCTTTTGAAAATGTATGCTGACTGTGGTGCCTCGAGGGATGCTCGGTTGGTGTTTGAGCAGATGCCTAGTAAGACAGTTGTCTCGTGGACGTCGATGATTCGCGGTTATGTGAAGAAAGGAGGATTTAATAATGAGGTTTTCAGGTTGTTCAGGAAGATGAACTCAGAGGGGTTGAAGCCAACTGCGGTTTCGATCTCCAGTATTCTTCCTGCGTGTGGGAGAATTGCTTCGCATAAACACGGCAGGGAGATTCATGGCTACTTGCTTAGAAATGGGGTTGAGTTTGACATCAATGTCAGTAATGCGGTTATAGACATGTATGTAAAATCAGGGGCCATTGCTTGTGCTTTAAATGTTTTTGGTGAAATGAATGAGAAAGATACTATTTCATGGAGCATGATGATATTCGGATGTAGTTTACATGGTCAAGGAAAGCTTGGAGTTGATTTGTTTAGACAGTTGGAGAGAAACTCAGAAGCACCCCTTGATGATAACATATATGCTGCTGCACTTCATGCTTGCAGCACTGCTCGCATGTTTGAGGAAGGAAGAGTTTGCTTTAACCACATTAGGGGGCCCATGATTGCACATTGTGCTCAGAAGGTGTCTCTGTTGGCACGGTGTGGACTCTTTGATGAAGCAATGGTCTTTATCAGGGAACAGAAGATTGAACAGCATCCTGAGGTGTTGAGGAAACTGCTGGAAGGGTGTAGGATCCACGGTGAATATGCTCTAGGCAAGCAAGTCATTGAACAGCTTTGTGAATTGGAGCCTTTAAATGCTGAGAACTATGTGCTTCTTTTGAATTGGCATGCAGGCAAAGGAAAATTGGACATGGTGGACAAGATTAGGGAAACAATTAGAGAAAAGGGTTTGAAACCTAAAAAGGCTTACACTTGGACGTTATACAGGGAAAAAGTTCATGTATTTGGAACTGGAGATGTATCTCATCCGCGGAAAAAGGAAATATGTTCAGCATTACAGGGTTTCATGGAGGAAATGAGAACCGAAGGAGTTGAACCAAAGTGGGATTTCAGTCTCCATGATGTTGATGAAGAGAGGGAGTGCACTCAGATTGAGCACAGTGAACTCTTGGCCCTTGCTTTTGGGCTCATCAGTTCACAGGCTGGACCTATCCGCCTTGAGAAAAATTCCCGGGTGTGTCGTGGATGTCATGATTTTGCAAAGTTTGTCTCCAAGGTAACAGGAAGAGAAATTATCCTCAAGGACCCAAATTTCTTTCACCATTTTAAGCACGGACATTGTACATGTGAGGACTTTTGGTGA